In Actinomycetota bacterium, the genomic stretch AGAAAAATAAATCTGAACCGGTAGTTCCTGCAATGCTGATTTCCTAACCTGATAAATCAGGTATTGAAAATTTAAATTAAAGCTTGGATAGCTAAGTCGTCTTCATATTGGCAAAATATCCATGGCATTATACGTCCCCATTCAACCCATAAAGACTCCGCCATTTACATTAATTATTGTACCTGTGACATATCTTGATTTGTCGCTGGCCAGAAATACTATCACATCTGCAACCTCATCCGGTCTGCCGATTCTTCTCAAAGGCACAGTCTCGGGATCAAAATGAGTAAATTCCCTGGTCATTTCTGTGTCAATAAAACCCGGAGAAACCGCATTGACAGTTATGTTGTAAGGACCTCCGATTTTTGCAAGAGACATAGTCAGCGTTATAATGCCGCCTTTGGAAGTACAGTAGTCAATCCCTGTAGCTATTCCCCCAATCTGTCCGGAAATAGAAGTTACATTGACTATCTTCCCATATTTCATTTTTTTCATAAGAATAAGTGCTTCCCTGCAACACAGGTATGTACCTCTCAGATTTATGCCCAGCATCTTATCCCATTGCTTTTCATCTATTTCTTCTATGGGTAAAGTATCACATATCCCGGCACAGTTAATCAAAATGTCAATCCTTCCAAACCGGTCAAAGATTTTCTTAAAAAGACTTCTTATTTCTTCGCTGTCGGATATATCCGTTTTAATAAATTCACATTTTGCTCCTGTTTCTTTTCTTATCTTTTCTGCAACTTC encodes the following:
- a CDS encoding SDR family oxidoreductase, which encodes MKELKGKVAIVTGSAGGIGEATAFAVAREDAEAVIIADLNVDRGNEVAEKIRKETGAKCEFIKTDISDSEEIRSLFKKIFDRFGRIDILINCAGICDTLPIEEIDEKQWDKMLGINLRGTYLCCREALILMKKMKYGKIVNVTSISGQIGGIATGIDYCTSKGGIITLTMSLAKIGGPYNITVNAVSPGFIDTEMTREFTHFDPETVPLRRIGRPDEVADVIVFLASDKSRYVTGTIINVNGGVFMG